A genomic window from Tolypothrix sp. PCC 7910 includes:
- a CDS encoding heme NO-binding domain-containing protein, whose product MYGLVNKAVQDMICKYHGEDTWETIKEKADLEDIDFFIGMDCYSDDVTYRLVAAASEVLKTPPEELLMAFGEYWVTYTAEEGYGDLLDSAGDSLPQFMENLDNLHARVGLSFSQLRPPSFDCEQATDKSVELHYQSTRMGLAPMVIGLLHGLGKRFGTKVDVTQTSFKEQGANHDIFSVEYDNSHTYDK is encoded by the coding sequence ATGTATGGTCTAGTTAACAAAGCAGTTCAAGACATGATTTGCAAATACCACGGTGAAGATACCTGGGAAACCATCAAGGAGAAAGCTGACCTGGAAGACATAGACTTTTTTATAGGTATGGATTGTTACTCTGATGATGTTACCTATCGTTTAGTCGCAGCTGCAAGTGAGGTGTTGAAAACACCACCAGAAGAACTGCTGATGGCTTTTGGAGAATACTGGGTAACATACACAGCAGAAGAAGGCTATGGTGACTTATTAGACAGTGCTGGTGATTCCTTACCTCAGTTTATGGAAAACCTCGACAATCTCCATGCCCGGGTAGGCTTGAGTTTCTCTCAACTGCGTCCACCATCTTTTGACTGCGAACAAGCCACAGATAAGTCTGTTGAGCTGCATTACCAATCTACAAGGATGGGGTTGGCTCCTATGGTAATTGGGTTACTCCACGGTTTAGGAAAACGCTTTGGTACCAAGGTAGATGTTACCCAAACCAGTTTTAAGGAACAAGGAGCTAACCACGATATCTTCTCTGTTGAATACGACAATTCTCACACCTATGACAAATGA
- the hypF gene encoding carbamoyltransferase HypF, whose product MATEEIRVRGTVQGVGFRPTVYRIAKACGLRGDVCNDGQGVLIRLSGSEAALAEFIVKLQQECPPLARIEEIIRTPITEELNFDDFAIAHSVTNKIKTAISPDAGICPQCQQEIFDPFSRYFRYPFTNCTHCGPRLSIIRAIPYDRCNTSMSAFAMCPQCEQEYHDIENRRFHAQPVACHICGPTAWLERADGKSVTASMFSMLDDVDAVCTLLQKGEIVAIKGLSGIHLACDATQEATVQKLRQRKNRYHKPFALMARDIDIIAQYCTISPQEQQLLRSPAAPIVLLRRKGLGIGEWGMGNGEEKLNQQPSIQNPKFKIQNSEEELTQQSSIQNPKSKIQNSIAPSVAPGQNRLGFMLPYTPLHHLILKRMNRPIVLTSGNLSDEPQCIDNGEAKEKLSKIADYFLLHNREIVNRVDDSVVRVVGEKLQIIRRARGYAPAPINLPPGFENIPQILAMGSELKNTFCLLREGQAILSQHLGDLENAAAFDAYQDTLNLYLNLFEHQPEVIAIDKHPEYLSTKLGKELAAANHLPIYPIQHHHAHIAACMAENGLPLDASPVLGIALDGLGYGEDGTLWGGEFLLADYRKFQRLAAFKPIAMIGGAQAIYQPWRNTYAHLIAADSWENLTKNYGDLEILKFLEEKPLKVLNQLIEKGINSPQASSAGRLFDAVAAAIGICREECSYEGQAAIAMEALIDEHSLNHPKENPNYPFNFSFFDNIYCIDPSPMWSSLLTDLQNQISQGMIATKFHQSLAKAIAQMVKYLTQEHVINQVVLTGGVFQNCILLEQVTRDLQTSGIKVLTHSLVPANDGGISLGQAVIASAQLSA is encoded by the coding sequence ATGGCGACTGAAGAAATTAGAGTTCGTGGTACTGTTCAGGGTGTAGGTTTTCGCCCTACCGTTTATCGTATTGCTAAAGCTTGCGGTTTACGGGGTGATGTTTGTAATGATGGACAAGGTGTGTTAATTCGCCTATCTGGTAGCGAAGCAGCCTTGGCAGAATTTATCGTCAAATTACAGCAAGAATGTCCACCATTAGCGAGAATTGAAGAAATCATCAGAACACCGATTACAGAAGAATTGAATTTTGATGATTTTGCGATCGCCCATAGTGTTACTAATAAAATTAAAACAGCCATCTCCCCTGACGCTGGGATTTGTCCCCAATGTCAACAAGAAATTTTTGACCCTTTTAGCCGTTATTTTCGCTATCCCTTCACCAACTGTACCCATTGCGGCCCCAGATTGAGTATTATTCGCGCCATTCCCTATGACAGATGCAACACCAGTATGTCTGCATTTGCCATGTGTCCCCAATGCGAACAGGAATACCACGACATCGAAAATCGCCGCTTTCACGCCCAACCTGTAGCTTGCCATATCTGCGGCCCTACTGCTTGGTTAGAACGTGCAGATGGTAAATCAGTTACCGCTTCCATGTTCTCTATGTTAGATGATGTGGATGCCGTTTGTACTCTGTTGCAAAAAGGCGAGATTGTCGCCATTAAAGGCTTAAGCGGGATTCATTTAGCTTGCGATGCTACTCAAGAAGCCACAGTCCAAAAATTGCGTCAGCGTAAAAACCGCTATCATAAACCCTTTGCTTTAATGGCTAGGGATATCGACATCATTGCCCAATATTGCACCATCAGCCCGCAAGAACAACAGTTATTAAGGAGTCCTGCTGCGCCGATTGTTTTGTTGCGGAGGAAGGGACTGGGGATTGGGGAATGGGGAATGGGGAATGGGGAAGAGAAATTAAATCAGCAACCTTCAATTCAAAATCCAAAATTCAAAATCCAAAATTCCGAAGAGGAACTAACTCAGCAATCTTCAATCCAAAATCCAAAATCCAAAATCCAAAATTCCATTGCGCCTTCGGTAGCACCAGGGCAAAATCGCCTGGGGTTTATGTTACCTTATACGCCGTTACATCACCTGATTTTGAAGCGGATGAATCGTCCGATTGTTTTAACAAGTGGCAATTTATCGGATGAACCACAATGTATTGATAATGGCGAAGCAAAAGAGAAATTAAGCAAAATCGCTGATTATTTTCTGTTGCATAATCGAGAAATTGTCAATCGAGTTGATGATTCGGTAGTGAGGGTTGTAGGCGAAAAATTGCAAATCATTCGTCGCGCTAGAGGCTATGCGCCAGCACCGATTAATTTACCCCCAGGATTTGAGAATATTCCGCAGATTTTAGCAATGGGTAGCGAGTTAAAAAATACCTTTTGTTTACTGCGAGAAGGGCAAGCAATTCTCTCGCAACATTTAGGAGATTTAGAAAATGCTGCGGCTTTTGATGCCTATCAAGATACATTAAATTTGTACTTAAATTTATTTGAGCATCAACCAGAAGTAATTGCAATTGATAAACACCCAGAATATCTCTCAACCAAACTAGGAAAAGAATTAGCAGCAGCTAACCATTTGCCAATTTATCCAATCCAGCATCATCACGCGCATATCGCTGCTTGTATGGCAGAAAATGGCCTTCCTCTCGATGCTTCTCCAGTTTTAGGCATTGCCTTAGATGGCTTGGGTTATGGCGAAGATGGTACACTTTGGGGCGGAGAATTTCTGTTAGCAGATTACCGCAAATTTCAGCGATTAGCAGCATTTAAACCTATAGCAATGATTGGTGGCGCACAAGCTATATATCAGCCTTGGCGTAATACTTATGCCCATCTGATAGCCGCCGATAGTTGGGAAAATCTCACAAAAAACTATGGCGATTTAGAAATCTTAAAATTTTTGGAAGAAAAGCCCCTCAAGGTACTAAATCAGTTAATAGAAAAAGGCATTAATTCGCCTCAAGCTTCTTCAGCAGGTAGATTGTTTGATGCTGTAGCAGCGGCGATTGGGATTTGTCGGGAAGAATGTAGCTATGAAGGACAAGCTGCGATCGCAATGGAAGCATTAATTGATGAGCATAGTTTAAATCATCCTAAAGAAAATCCAAATTATCCGTTTAATTTTAGCTTTTTCGATAATATTTACTGTATAGACCCTAGCCCTATGTGGTCATCCTTGCTCACAGACTTGCAAAATCAGATATCCCAGGGGATGATAGCGACAAAATTTCATCAGAGTCTAGCCAAAGCAATTGCCCAAATGGTTAAATATCTGACTCAAGAACATGTTATTAATCAGGTCGTCTTAACAGGAGGCGTATTTCAAAACTGTATTTTATTAGAGCAAGTTACTAGGGATTTACAAACATCGGGAATCAAAGTCCTAACTCACAGCTTAGTTCCAGCTAACGATGGCGGTATATCGTTAGGTCAAGCTGTAATTGCATCTGCACAATTAAGCGCTTAA
- a CDS encoding HypC/HybG/HupF family hydrogenase formation chaperone, whose product MCLGIPGQIVEISDVNHKLAIVNVGGVKRQVNISCIVDEQHPPEACIGDWVLVHVGFAMNRINEAEAAETLQLLQELAAAQAEVSA is encoded by the coding sequence ATGTGTTTAGGAATCCCCGGTCAAATTGTTGAAATCTCCGACGTTAATCATAAGCTAGCAATTGTCAATGTTGGTGGTGTGAAGCGACAAGTAAATATTTCTTGCATTGTCGATGAACAACATCCCCCAGAAGCTTGTATTGGCGATTGGGTACTAGTTCATGTAGGCTTTGCGATGAATCGCATTAACGAAGCAGAAGCCGCAGAAACATTACAACTATTGCAAGAACTAGCCGCAGCACAAGCAGAAGTTAGTGCGTAA